A window of the Trichoderma asperellum chromosome 4, complete sequence genome harbors these coding sequences:
- a CDS encoding uncharacterized protein (BUSCO:EOG092D3EJQ), which yields MPTGIETPNMSASTRNVLGKVRRMVPPLLDTFHKGQLGRVAVIGGSEDYTGAPYFSAMASARLGCDMSHVICTPAAAAVIKTYSPNLMVHPLMRQSSGKSETDPDPDQVARRINEMLGRLHVLVVGPGLGRDPLMQATVARVIKAAREAEMPVVLDADALQLVQKDPGVIRGYKYAVLTPNVVEFKRLCDALKIDVGDQKSETGKVEKLAKELGGVTIIQKGSKDFISNGNVTLVSDLEGGKKRSAGQGDTLTGAVATFLGWRKAYHDALWKDHENPALGEDETMSLAAFAGSAITRECSRLAFIKKGRSLQASDLTDEVHSAFLGFFGEVDGDTARL from the exons ATGCCTACCGGTATAGAAACCCCCAATATGTCGGCCTCAACGAGAAACGTGTTGGGCAAAGTGAGGCGGATGGTTCCGCCGCTGCTTGATACATTTCATAAAG GGCAGCTGGGCCGAGTTGCTGTCATTGGAGGCAGCGAAGACTACACCGGGGCGCCGTACTTTTCGGCCATGGCGAGTGCACGATTGGGATGTGATATG TCACACGTTATATGCACcccggctgctgcggcggtcATCAAAACATATTCCCCCAATTTGATGGTGCACCCACTCATGCGCCAGTCGTCAGGGAAGAGTGAGACAGACCCCGATCCTGACCAAGTGGCACGGAGGATCAACGAGATGCTGGGCCGCCTGCATGTCTTAGTCGTTGGCCCCGGGCTGGGCCGCGATCCCCTCATGCAAGCGACGGTAGCTCGGGTCATCAAGGCCGCCAGAGAAGCCGAGATGCCGGTGGTTCTCGATGCAGATGCCCTGCAGCTTGTGCAAAAGGACCCAGGCGTGATCAGAGGCTACAAGTATGCGGTTCTGACACCCAACGTTGTCGAGTTCAAGCGACTATGCGACGCGCTCAAGATCGACGTCGGCGACCAAAAGAGCGAGACAGGCAAAGTTGAAAAGTTGGCCAAAGAATTGGGCGGTGTGACGATTATTCAGAAGGGCTCCAAGGATTTTATTTCCAACGGCAACGTGACTCTGGTGAGCGATCTCGAAGGAGGGAAGAAACGAAGTGCCGGACAGGGCGACACTTTGACCGGAGCTGTGGCCACGTTTCTGGGATGGCGCAAGGCATATCATGACGCCTTATGGAAAGATCATGAAAACCCAGCTCTTGGAGAGGACGAGACCATGAGCCTGGCTGCATTCGCTGGGAGCGCCATAACAAGA GAATGTTCACGGCTAGCATTCATTAAAAAGGGACGGAGCCTGCAGGCAAGTGACCTGACAGACGAAGTGCATTCCGCCTTCTTGGGGTTCTTTGGTGAGGTTGATGGTGATACTGCAAGGCTTTGA
- the ATP1 gene encoding Alpha subunit of the F1 sector of mitochondrial F1F0 ATP synthase encodes MFRNALRQSSRAVGAVAAGRVSVTRNAAPAAINAVRTYASDAKASPTEVSSILEQRIRGVQEEAGLAETGRVLSVGDGIARVHGMANVQAEELVEFASGVKGMCMNLEAGQVGVVLFGSDRLVKEGETVKRTGEIVDVPVGPELLGRVVDALGNPIDGKGPLNTKEKRRAQLKAPGILPRKSVNQPVQTGLKSVDAMVPIGRGQRELIIGDRQTGKTAVALDTILNQKRWNNTSDETKKLYCIYVAVGQKRSTVAQLVKTLEENDAMKYSIIVAATASEAAPLQYIAPFTGASIGEYFRDSGKHALVIYDDLSKQAVAYRQMSLLLRRPPGREAYPGDVFYLHSRLLERAAKLNDKHGGGSMTALPIIETQGGDVSAYIPTNVISITDGQIFLESELFYKGIRPAINVGLSVSRVGSAAQLKAMKQVAGSLKLFLAQYREVAAFAQFGSDLDAATKQTLARGERLTELLKQKQYSPMAVNEMVPLIYAGINGHLDSIPVDQILKWEADFLAHLKTNESELLATIEKEGALSKDLENRLKETIISFVKSFLG; translated from the exons ATGTTCCGAAACGCCCTTCGCCAGTCCTCTCGCGCTGTTGGCGCCGTCGCCGCTGGCCGAGTCTCTGTG ACTCGAAATGCCGCACCGGCTGCCATCAACGCTGTCCGAACCTACGCTTCCGACGCCAAGGCCTCTCCCACTGAGGTCTCTTCCATCCTCGAGCAGCGAATCCGCGGTGTCCAGGAGGAGGCTGGTCTCGCTGAGACCGGTCGTGTCCTGTCTGTTGG TGATGGTATCGCTCGTGTCCACGGTATGGCCAATGTCCAGGCTGAGGAGCTTGTCGA GTTCGCTTCCGGTGTCAAGGGAATGTGCATGAACCTCGAGGCCGGCCAGGTCGGTGTCGTGCTGTTCGGTTCTGATCGTCTGGTCAAGGAGGGCGAGACTGTTAAGCGAACTGGTGAAATC GTCGACGTCCCCGTTGGCCCTGAGCTGCTCGGCCGTGTCGTCGATGCTCTGGGTAACCCCATTGACGGCAAGGGTCCTCTCAACACCAAGGAGAAGCGCCGTGCCCAGCTCAAGGCTCCTGGTATCCTGCCTCGCAAGTCTGTCAACCAGCCCGTGCAGACTGGTCTCAAGTCCGTTGACGCCATGGTTCCCATCGGCCGTGGTCAGCGTGAGTTGATCATTGGTGACCGTCAGACTGGTAAGACTGCCGTCGCTCTCGACACCATTCTCAACCAGAAGCGATGGAACAACACCAGCGACGAGACCAAGAAGCTTTACTGCATCTACGTCGCCGTCGGCCAGAAGCGATCCACCGTCGCTCAGCTTGTCAAGACCCTCGAGGAGAACGACGCCATGAAGTACtccatcatcgtcgctgCTACTGCCTCCGAGGCCGCTCCTCTGCAATACATTGCTCCTTTCACTGGCGCTTCCATTGG CGAGTACTTCCGAGACTCCGGCAAACATGCCCTCGTCATCTATGACGATCTGTCCAAGCAAGCTGTCGCCTACCGTCAGatgtctctgctgctccgtCGTCCTCCTGGACGTGAGGCTTACCCCGGTGACGTTTTCTACCTGCACTCCCGTCTGCTGGAGCGTGCTGCCAAGCTCAACGACAAGCACGGTGGCGGTTCCATGACTGCCCTGCCCATCATTGAGACCCAGGGTGGTGACGTGTCTGCCTACATTCCCACCAACGTCATTTCCATTACCGACGGCCAGATCTTCTTGGAGTCCGAGCTGTTCTACAAGGGTATCCGACCTGCCATCAACGTCGGTCTGTCCGTCTCTCGTGTCGGTTCCGCTGCCCAGCTTAAGGCCATGAAGCAGGTCGCTGGTTCCCTGAAGCTTTTCTTGGCCCAGTACCGTGAGGTTGCTGCTTTCGCCCAGTTCGGTTCCGATCTCGATGCTGCTACCAAGCAGACCTTGGCTCGTGGTGAGCGT TTGACCGAGCTcctgaagcagaagcagtacTCCCCCATGGCCGTTAACGAGATGGTTCCCCTCATCTACGCCGGTATCAACGGTCACCTCGACTCTATCCCCGTCGACCAGATCCTCAAGTGGGAGGCTGACTTCCTGGCCCACCTCAAGACCAACGAGTCTGAGCTGCTTGCCACCATTGAGAAGGAGGGTGCCCTGAGCAAGGACCTCGAGAACAGACTCAAGGAGACCATTATCTCCTTCGTCAAGAGCTTCCTCGGCTAA